The genomic DNA GCTCGTGGAATTCATGGTTGATAGTCTCCACGCATGATTTTGctataattgaaatttatttaaaatatttttttaattaaaatattatatttaaaaatatttttttaacccaaaacgtttttatttttaaaacatcaaAAAAGTATTTTTGATCCGTTTCTATATTTTTAGATACGTTTCAAcactattttataatattacgAGAATATTGAAAACGCATTCACAAAAAACGTTACATTCTgatatttatgtttaattttaaattaaataattttttataatttttatattaaaaattatatttataaaaaaatatattctttatttactcattttctctattttttaaatattttttatttttatttcatatcgTATTCATTTATCGACTACAATTTGATTCTGTTATATGAAAAGtgacataaaattaaaaattaagtttgaaattaaaaataatgaaaaagtcttgtatttttttgtaataaaattcaTCATATTTAACTGAGACTGTTTATAGAAgtgaacaatattttaattaaataaaaatattcatatcaAAGTGGTCGAAGTTGTCAGTTCAGTACCTTTAAGTCGGTTCACTTTAATTTAAAAGTTTgtgaattttgattatttcaattctagtcagttttatatttaaaaaattataagataattaaacaaattaaaatatcaaaaataatgttatttttacacttcgttatttagatttttttattttttcaattgattcatttttttatttaaaaaaattatttaatcaattcgatttaatttttaacataaatttaatttatttattttaaacaattCGATCAATTCATTTATAATACTCACCCTAGTTGTTTCATCAttacttaatttgttttataaatttagtaaaattaatcTTTAAATATGATGTAAAATTCAATGGCCCTGCAATAGGGTATAGAGATGCTCAGAATCTagaatttattgttattaagaTCTTTGGTGACATAATGAAAACATTATCTTGTTAATGCATTAAATAAACTATCTAAAAGTTGAGGTTCAACTCAAATTGAAGGTTAAATTTGCTATCAATACCCTTTAACTTtcataatacataatttataatttcataaattttctctccattttttccttttatacaCTAAACAACTTGacccaatttttttatttgataaattttacatattattcttaaaatttaccTAAATTACATCGACTacaattatgtttttaaaatgaCGTCAACCTCCTTTGAGGTTAATTGTCGTAACACGTatccccaattaattaattacaattaattttataaaaacattctctaatttcttctaaACAATTATTGAACCATTTATCCCAACCACTAATCGACAATAGGCTTAATTGCCCGCGATGCATTTCATTGACCtccaatgagagagagagagactggaAGCCAAGCACCAATAGGTCATTGAACTccaatgggagagagagagagagagagactggaAGCCAGGCACCAATAGGTTCCAAcaaaccaaatggaaatttgGGTTCGAACCCATAGATTTTTGGGGGGGTTAGACCCAAATTTGGTATAGTTTGCTATTTCAAACTCAAGGTTTTCAAATATAAGGATAAAAGGATCATTTTATTTAGCATGTTAATGTACATGCTATGGaccaaaataattatatataaagcttgttttaacataaattataggagaaaaagaatgaaaaacataaGTAGAACAACATAACAAAAGCACACTAACAACCAACaagattttgatattatttatatgaGTCGAGTTGGATAGAGTTCAAAGACCCAAAAGTTTAATCTAGACTCAACCCATATCACTAGagtccaaaaaaaaattaaaataagttaaaaaaaaaatcaaacaaactcAATCACATTAGTTGGATCAGTTCCCAACTCCATACCCAACCATCAGCGCCCTTCTTCACACTCCATACAAGCATCCACGTGCGCTCGTATACCAAAATTCAACAAAGACACTGTGGATGGGCATCAAGAATGAACTCAAAGGGTTAGATTACGCTTTAGCCACTGCAACTACACCATGCACCAAACCCAGAATAATTTCATCTTTTCTTCCACAAATTTATGAAGCTTAATAAACAGGATGAAAGTTTTGCAGATGAGGAATACTGTGGAAACCCCATACTGATAAGCGGCAGCCAGACAAGAGCTCAAAATTGTACCAGTAGTCTTCGGGGAGTTGGCAGATCCACCTACTGGAAGACTTTTCGACAAATAATTTTCCCAACCCGAGTAGATAATATCAACCAAGGTATAATACCAACCTGCATTTGTATTGAACACATACAATCAGAAATCTCATAAATATATTGAGCTCAAGTCGTTGAATTTGCGCGCGATAGTTATTCATATTTTCCTGGCATGACCCAGACGAAAAGAATGCTCAAGTATGCCCGGAAACAATGGAGAAATGTATAATCTAATATCTGACCCGTACCCTGACTCATCTGACCCCGGAAAGAGGATCTCGCCCATGTCAAACACGAGTCCCGTATTTAAATATCGGGTATCTCTGCTAACGTTtctaaataatgaaataaaataactgGTTGAAAGTAAAGGACTAGATGAGGAACAGCACCCAAAAATTTACGTGTAAATGAGACATCAACATTGTAGCTCACAGCTGAGAATTCTCCTAAGCATGAAACATCCATAGTTAGGATGACAACAAGAAGGAGATATCAATTATGAGACTCAAGGTTGCACACAACTTCTCTATTCACTATGTCTAGTGTTTTCATTTTCCAGGCAGCTAGCcaaataagggaaaaaagaCAAAGGTTgtgatgtggcaccaactgaaattactagaatacccctacgcgctaatagtctcacctgccacgtggatcacctgagagaccgacacgtggccaGTCAACACTCTAGAGCGAAGCCCGAGAAATCCGGGCCGAatcgcaagacccgttccagctTGACTGggattctcgggagtcgtgctCACTCATCTCGAAtaccccaaaacgggttcgcctataaaagacaaggactctcgccaggtatacccaagctctacagctctctcatttactaatactccatttactctactgatttgagcgtcggagtccaccgcGCGGGATCCAATCCCCgaccctccattgtcttgcaggttctacacccgaggtccgacatccccaagtccgaggttccattcccgaaGTCCAGTCGTAGaagtggcacgtggtggtcagTCCCGAAAACCATCATCAGGTTGCAATAGGTTACATAGGTAATGTAAAGCTTCTGAAACCTTGCCCAATGGATGAGAGTGTTAAAAAAAGGTGATATTGTAAGAAATGAATGCATCAAAGAAAAGTTACCAATGGAGTTATAACAAGGACAAAATCATGTGCGATGTTACCATTATGTGCAACATAGACAAACTAATACATCACAGAGGAATGATTTGATCCATGACAAAGATGCTAACATGAAAGGGCAAAGCCAATAGATAAGGGCATGGATTGAAATGGTAGAAAAGGAAATGATTGTTAGACAGTACTATGACTTCAATGGAGACAACTGATAAGATGAACACAAATAGCAACCTAAATAAGTTCAAACAAAGTTGTACATGAATCAGGGGTTTAATTGTAGGGGACAGGAGGATGCTATATGGGAACTCATTACAGAACCTTCCCCTAACAGGATATTGATAAGATACCAGTGGACAAAAACGGGGTCCTCAGTGCAGGAGGCGCCCCACTTTGTGAGGGTCAGGGGCAGGTAGTATCTATATGCAGCATTTCCTTTCTTTGGAAGGGTTACTCCTTCTGGTCAAATAAGGAGTAACCTTATTTTTGCTACCAAGGCTGGTTTTATTAATAgctttttttgttctttcaatAAAAAGAATCAAGTTAAAAGTCTCTGTTTGTTTATGTCTTAGGGTCTggcagaaaataaataataagatgGATTGCTGCTTGCCTGGCAGTAAAGACAAAGGGGAATCCAGTTCCCTGTCCAGCTGGACAGCAGATAATTTACTTAATGCAACATTTCTTTAGTGAGATAATAGAAATTATACAGTTAGAAAAGGGTAACAAAGCCACTTACCATGACATTATCATTCAAAGGACCCCCTGCTCTCCAAGATAGCACCTTCCCTGCAAAAAGGAGGATTTCACTGAATCAAGACACCGCAGTTACCTCTAAAATATTCCATTTctttaaatattcaaaacaatCATGGCTGATTGCCTCAGCTTGAACTATGTATTGTATGATTTCTTTCAAGTGAGAAGTGCAGTATCATAAGGTAGACAGCATACAGGAAAGAACACACtctgaaattgaatttaaatattggCAGTATGCATTACCAAAGGGCTCCACAAGTTGCTTAGATATGGCAGCCACAGGAACCCGCCAAAACCAACAAATGAGCAAAAAATATGTGAAACCCTGTTCATAACATGCAAAAAGAAACTTTAAGATCAGCTGGGTGAGACATGCACATATATAGACACACATATATTAAGCATCAAACTGTTCCAAAGATCACCTTTAATATAGTAAGGCCCTTCGAGTATGCACCATACGACAATTTCATCTCCTTGCTGTGCAATTCTTGAACTGAAAGTTATGCAAAAGATTTTAGCTTCTATCCAGTCCAGACACATTATAATTCAATTTGCAAAAACGACGACGGACCAGCCTGGTTACAAActacaacaaaaagaaaagtatCTGAAGATAAAGCATTACAGATGGAAAGGCCAACTACTAAGGGACTTCTTGAATGGCCTGGCCATTTGTAGTTTAAACATGTACAAGTCTCAAGAGTAGCCTATCTTGTAAGCTTATACATGATAGTTTAACTGGAAAGCTAGTCTAGAAACTCAAATAAATGGTCAGCTTCAAAAGACCAGCATATCATCAAACCCTCAGCGGAAAGCAAGATCACAGGGTATGCCAGTATGGAACCCTAACCATACCAAATGAGGGCAGCCTATCCATACTGAGATGAACAGCGACCTTCCCATTCCAAGCACAATCCTGATGATCATGGGAGAATAGGAAGACCAAGCTAATAAGAAATGTCTACTTTTCAGTTAAGAAGGATAGATGAACAAGGGACAAGTGACAAAACACCATGCACTGACACATCAATTACTGCAAAATCAATATATAACACGACAATAACACAGGACTCAATGAAAATGCATGAACTAGTAGCTATTTCTTAATTGTTCtacacatatttacatttaattatacCAAAGtagtaagaaattatttttcattttctgctTATTAAAAAGCACTCATAGCATGAATAAGAAATCATGAAGCAGATCATGTAATAAGGATTGAATaccaaacaacaacaacaacaaggaTTGTGTAAAGTATCCCAGCTAGCAAGGTTAACAGTTTGTCAAGTGTGTTTAAGATTTCCCCTTAGACTAATTGTATTTGTTAACAACTCATCTTTCAAAACTCAACTCTACGACCTAGGAAATAAACCTGCATCAGTTTTCACAATTTCGTTCAGTTATTACTGTTCATTTCAGTATTGGGTTGCAAATTTGCCATCCAATATAGATAGAAGGCCATTTTAGATTGAATAAGACTACACACATAACAAAATAACagtaaaataaaacaaacaaaagaagaaaaaacataaaataaaaagaaaggctTGCTTCCATTAGAGATCTTCAACAAAAAATCACAAAGAGGTACATACTCTTTGCGAGGTCCTTCTCCTTATTTGCTGCCATCCTCCTAAGTTTAGCAGCTTGGGCAAATGTCGAAGGCCTGTGATAAACAAAGAAGTAGAGGAAACCTTTTTAGACAACATCTTTATACAATGTGAGTAGTATCATTAAAAGAACCTCATTATAACCCCCTCCGCacaccaaaaagaaaataaaaataaaaagagcaTGTTCTGCCCGTCTTCTTAAGcaataaaaagtttgaacaaGAGATCATGCACGTAAATTCAGAATCGCGATAATCCAGCATTCTAGCAATTGAGGTTTCTTCATTAAGGGGACTGAGAAAGGAGAATGTGATAGACTCTAAACTGACATGGGTCTCAACAAGCTCTGCTCTTATTGAAGTGGAGGATAATGTAAAAGATATCatatgtgatattttactcttggaaattaaaatagttttgataatgactaattgttatgaaaatcaatctttaaatctatGTGAATGAGTTTGAAGTAAAGTTATGAAAACCAATCTTAATAGGAATAAGGTTgagtgtttaaattcaaaattaatatccttatctcaacttgctttcaaaagaaacaaagtaaGGAAATGTTATGTGTTCAGTTTCTctaaatggatagtcgactatgtgcctatgctctatcgactatgcctgtgaatagtcgactatattttgttctgttgactattgtGCAGGTTCTATCAACTATGAAATTTCTTCTATTAACTATGTATGTGTATGATgatataaattttcttcatatttttggatgtgtcgactatattttcttGTCTATCAACTAtgccttagttttatttgaaaatatagtcgactaaccttttttgtctgtcgacagtttgtttcTCAGAAATTTGTAACAACTAGTTTTTTGTGCATTTAATGCTCACGCAACCACCacaacggtcggatttttgtatttatctaccatcaactataaatatgggttgggagaatcgATTAAAGGCtgttggaaaacatttaatTCATTCAACTGCCAAGCTTTCAAGTTTACATTGAGCGTTaaattcttctctctctgtatttacATTTCTGAGGCTTTGTAGACACCGTTACATTCATTGTAAGCCTAAATTTTTCAGTTGGAGAGAGTTTGTAACTAAaagttgtactcttagactctcatTCTCACGATTACTGTATTTATCCTAGCATAAGCTAGAAGGCCCATTAGATTGGGAGGTTTGTACATTTCTTAGTCTcgaactagaggacctacttgggtTTTGAGTAGGGGGTTCATAGTGGATTtacttcaaaatccttagtgggtagctaaggtagtggactaggcttaaAAAGCCGAACCATTATGAATCATTGTCTCCTGTGCTTTCTGTTTTGTTAGTTCTTATTAGCATTTTTATCCCTACTTAATTTTGTTCTTTCATCAATaagatttcatattcatttttcaCAAAACGATATTGTCTTCATACGATTGATATCTCATCGTGCCATTTTAAGATATTGAGGTTTAACAAATCTGTGGTCTTAACAGACGACATCTCTGTTTttcaaatgaattatttttattataccaattcacccccctcttggtgtgtaccatagcatttcaattctatcaatatGTGGGTAGGGAATTTCTCTAAGCATTGATAGAGAGCTATGCAATCAGCAGGGAGAAAGATAGAGCAACAGTGGGGAGAAAGTGATATACTCACATCCTAGTTGGACTAATTCTTTGGTGATTGGTCAAGACGAAGCTCTCTCAAGGGAGAAGCAAAGCCTCGGCAAAACCCATATCTCTAGTCCCCAACCAGAAGCACATGCTGTAGCTTCAATTGAAACTTGTTTAATGTCAAAGCCCAGAGGCACAAAAAGTTACCGCCAAAAGAATGCAAACTCATTTTGAACTTCCCATGGATGTGACAATCGTGTGTAATTAAACAAGATAAGGAATAAATCCCTCAGAATACATGAGCAAGATTTTCTGTGGCATTAATACGAAACAATGCGAATGCATTATGAACCCTTTGGTAGAATATAGATAACGACACCAGAAAGAATACGAAACAGTAAAAGTTCAacgaaaataataataatatgatcaCGTACTGTGATAAGGAAGCCGCTTCCTTGTAGAGTTGCTTAATCTCTACGCGCAATTGGGCCTCCACCGCAGAATTCGATCCCCTCTGGCAAAGAGCAAAGAACCAAAAATACAAGCCACCAAATCTCTTAGATCGCAGGGAATTTATCCAACAACGCGGTTGTGTTGCCAAAATGTGCAAAAATTTAGCCAATAGTCCAAAACCCTAAAATCTGCTCGCGATTGAATGCGAAGGGTAAGAAACTGtacccttttcttcttttctatgAGTCTGGATAGGATTTGGAATGCAACGACGACCA from Diospyros lotus cultivar Yz01 chromosome 4, ASM1463336v1, whole genome shotgun sequence includes the following:
- the LOC127800826 gene encoding protein GET1 isoform X1 → MEETMAERGRSLAAPVVFMVVVAFQILSRLIEKKKRRGSNSAVEAQLRVEIKQLYKEAASLSQPSTFAQAAKLRRMAANKEKDLAKIQELHSKEMKLSYGAYSKGLTILKGFTYFLLICWFWRVPVAAISKQLVEPFGKVLSWRAGGPLNDNVMKLYITYVTYCNLMMVFGTDHHVPLLRLDFGNGTSDLGMSDLGCRTCKTMEGRGLDPARWTPTLKSVE
- the LOC127800826 gene encoding protein GET1 isoform X2; this translates as MEETMAERGRSLAAPVVFMVVVAFQILSRLIEKKKRRGSNSAVEAQLRVEIKQLYKEAASLSQPSTFAQAAKLRRMAANKEKDLAKIQELHSKEMKLSYGAYSKGLTILKGFTYFLLICWFWRVPVAAISKQLVEPFGKVLSWRAGGPLNDNVMVGIIPWLILSTRVGKIICRKVFQ
- the LOC127800826 gene encoding protein GET1 isoform X3, coding for MPSTFAQAAKLRRMAANKEKDLAKIQELHSKEMKLSYGAYSKGLTILKGFTYFLLICWFWRVPVAAISKQLVEPFGKVLSWRAGGPLNDNVMKLYITYVTYCNLMMVFGTDHHVPLLRLDFGNGTSDLGMSDLGCRTCKTMEGRGLDPARWTPTLKSVE